The Borrelia coriaceae genome has a window encoding:
- a CDS encoding type ISP restriction/modification enzyme → MTYNSGLKLVRENVTLDFTKDALLAKLHDFAYLDEQTARDKYKLTQDSRNWKLPIVQQFLKSVNINAKYVKSIVYKPFDVRYTYYTDRKKGIVERSGYSINIPISLVVEIVYGTFH, encoded by the coding sequence ATCACTTATAACAGCGGATTAAAACTTGTAAGAGAAAATGTGACACTTGATTTTACTAAAGATGCGCTTTTAGCTAAACTGCATGACTTTGCTTATCTTGATGAACAAACTGCTAGAGATAAGTATAAGCTAACTCAAGATTCTAGAAATTGGAAGTTACCAATTGTTCAACAATTTTTAAAATCTGTAAATATCAATGCAAAGTATGTTAAAAGCATAGTTTATAAGCCTTTTGATGTTAGATATACTTACTATACTGATAGAAAAAAAGGTATTGTAGAAAGGTCGGGTTATTCAATTAATATCCCAATATCTCTTGTGGTTGAAATTGTTTATGGTACTTTTCATTAA
- a CDS encoding type ISP restriction/modification enzyme, with product MLHYHQCLTYGYICAILSSNIYRTKFNEFLRIDFAKIIFVDSVNLFEKLSKLGMNLINAQLFRNLIDLDKSVGVHISKVNAKRIVEKVEYLKDKKELIYSDNCKFINVPFKVYEFSIGTYRVLKNYLRFRKGRELSNDEIEHLENVIRVINYTFDIQEQIDLIICNLQEFSSNDDLSSLSLVS from the coding sequence ATGCTACATTATCATCAATGCTTAACATATGGATATATTTGTGCAATATTAAGTTCAAATATCTATAGAACAAAATTCAATGAGTTTTTAAGAATTGACTTTGCAAAAATCATTTTTGTAGATTCAGTGAACCTATTTGAAAAACTTAGTAAATTAGGAATGAATCTAATTAATGCACAATTATTTAGAAATTTAATTGATTTAGATAAGAGTGTTGGGGTTCATATATCAAAAGTCAATGCAAAACGTATTGTAGAAAAAGTTGAATACTTGAAAGACAAAAAAGAACTTATTTATAGTGACAATTGTAAATTTATAAATGTGCCTTTTAAGGTATATGAATTTAGTATTGGTACTTATAGAGTGCTTAAAAATTATCTTAGATTTAGAAAGGGAAGAGAATTAAGTAATGATGAAATTGAACACCTTGAGAATGTGATTAGGGTAATTAATTATACGTTTGATATTCAAGAACAGATTGACTTGATAATTTGTAATTTACAAGAATTTAGTAGTAATGATGACTTATCAAGTTTGTCATTGGTAAGTTAG